In Streptococcus uberis, a single window of DNA contains:
- a CDS encoding phosphoglycerate mutase, translating into MVKLVFARHGESEWNKANLFTGWADVDLSEKGTQQAIDAGKLIKEAGIEFDLAFTSVLKRAIKTTNLALEYSDQLWVPVEKSWRLNERHYGGLTGKNKAEAAEQFGDEQVHIWRRSYDVLPPDMAKDDEHSAHTDRRYAHLDSSVIPDAENLKVTLERALPFWEDKIAPALVDGKNVFIGAHGNSIRALVKHIKRLNDDEIMDVEIPNFPPLVFEFDEKLNVTAEYYLGK; encoded by the coding sequence ATGGTAAAATTGGTTTTCGCTCGCCATGGTGAGTCAGAATGGAATAAAGCTAACCTTTTCACTGGTTGGGCTGATGTTGATCTTTCAGAAAAAGGAACACAACAAGCTATTGATGCAGGTAAATTGATTAAAGAAGCTGGTATCGAATTTGACCTTGCTTTCACATCAGTTCTTAAACGTGCTATCAAAACAACTAACCTTGCTCTTGAATACTCTGATCAACTTTGGGTTCCAGTTGAAAAATCTTGGCGCTTAAACGAACGTCACTATGGTGGTTTAACTGGTAAAAATAAAGCAGAAGCTGCTGAACAATTTGGTGATGAACAAGTTCACATTTGGCGTCGTTCTTACGATGTTTTACCTCCAGATATGGCAAAAGATGATGAACACTCTGCTCACACAGATCGTCGTTATGCTCACTTAGATAGCTCTGTTATTCCAGATGCAGAAAATCTTAAAGTGACACTTGAGCGTGCCCTACCATTCTGGGAAGATAAAATTGCTCCAGCATTAGTTGATGGTAAAAATGTTTTCATTGGTGCACATGGTAACTCAATCCGCGCTCTTGTAAAACACATCAAGCGCTTAAATGATGACGAAATTATGGATGTTGAAATTCCTAACTTCCCACCACTCGTTTTCGAATTTGACGAAAAATTAAACGTTACTGCTGAGTACTATTTAGGCAAATAA
- a CDS encoding dihydroorotate oxidase: protein MVSTATQIAGFNFDNCLMNAAGVYCMSKEELLEIETSAAGSFVTKTGTLEAREGNPEPRYSPTPLGSINSMGLPNMGYDYYLDVVLDLEKEANSKNHFISVVGLSPEDTHTILKTLHSSAYQGLVELNLSCPNVPGKPQIAYDFETTEQLLTEIFSYYTKPLGVKLPPYFDIIHFDQAAAIFNKFPLAFVNSVNSIGNGLVIDDETVIIKPKNGFGGIGGDYIKPTALANVHAFYQRLNPSIQIIGTGGVKSGRDAFEHILCGASMVQIGTALQEEGPEIFTRITEELKQIMVEKGYQRLDDFRGKLHYLD from the coding sequence ATGGTATCTACTGCTACTCAAATTGCTGGTTTTAACTTCGACAACTGCCTAATGAACGCAGCCGGTGTTTATTGTATGAGCAAAGAAGAATTATTGGAGATTGAAACATCTGCTGCAGGTTCCTTCGTTACTAAAACTGGAACCCTGGAAGCCCGTGAAGGGAATCCGGAGCCCCGCTATTCACCAACTCCTCTTGGATCCATTAATTCCATGGGACTACCAAATATGGGTTACGATTACTACTTGGATGTTGTTCTTGACTTAGAAAAAGAGGCAAATTCAAAAAATCACTTCATCTCAGTTGTTGGCCTTTCACCAGAAGATACCCACACAATCCTTAAAACCCTTCACTCTTCCGCTTACCAAGGACTTGTCGAACTTAATTTATCTTGTCCAAATGTTCCCGGAAAACCACAAATTGCCTACGATTTTGAAACAACAGAACAACTTTTAACCGAGATTTTCTCATACTACACAAAACCATTAGGCGTCAAGTTACCCCCTTATTTTGATATTATTCATTTCGATCAGGCCGCTGCAATCTTTAACAAATTCCCTCTTGCATTCGTAAACTCTGTTAACTCAATCGGTAATGGACTCGTTATTGATGACGAGACTGTTATCATCAAACCTAAAAATGGATTTGGCGGTATCGGCGGTGATTACATCAAACCTACAGCACTAGCTAATGTCCACGCTTTCTATCAACGCCTCAACCCTTCCATTCAAATTATTGGAACAGGTGGAGTTAAGTCTGGACGAGATGCCTTTGAACATATCCTTTGTGGAGCAAGCATGGTCCAGATAGGCACAGCTTTACAGGAAGAAGGACCAGAAATATTTACACGAATCACTGAGGAATTAAAACAAATCATGGTCGAAAAAGGCTATCAAAGACTGGATGACTTCCGCGGTAAACTCCACTATTTAGATTAA
- a CDS encoding heavy metal translocating P-type ATPase, with protein sequence MTWIKEHLHILETLTCLLLILIGLPLLSSHASLASVCFILAFLIGGYESAKAGLEDLFINKHLSVDVLMILAAVGAGIIGYWLEGALLIFIFSLSNTLEEMAMEKSKNAIAALMNLTPDTARKIQEDGNIVEVETKELKIGDKLHVRKGEAVPIDGELLSDFGQFDESMVTGEPITVDKVKKDALIGGTINEGQTIEMLVTVENEDTLFAKIVNLVESAQTQKSKTATFIENLEDNYVKFVLLLVPAFIIFCHFVLGWTWLSAFYRGMILLTVASPCALIASSTPASLSAISRAARKGLVIKGGDIIDNMGDIKAVVMDKTGTLTQGKPSVVDTHYIAEKELVDAIVKTAEEASTHPISKALLDHTGSIDRLLIDQAEEISGKGFVLHYLGQEWRIGKKSFILEVVDHVDHLEEEIARLEGQGKTLIFVSRGSDLVAYYALLDDIKKESLQAIKQLHELGIKTVMLTGDQEKTALYVAEKLGIDDVVANCMPQDKVERLAEIKEKYGFVAMVGDGINDAPALAQADVSYAIGSGTDIAMESADSVIMDDLTRIPFSIKLSKKMKTIVKQNIIFALSVITLLILANVLQVVNLPLGVVGHEGSTILVILNGLRLLSFK encoded by the coding sequence GTGACTTGGATAAAAGAACATCTTCACATCTTAGAGACGTTAACATGTTTACTTTTAATTTTAATTGGGTTACCATTATTATCATCACATGCTAGTTTAGCATCTGTCTGTTTCATATTAGCCTTTCTTATTGGAGGTTATGAATCAGCTAAAGCAGGTCTGGAAGATCTGTTTATTAATAAACATCTTTCAGTTGATGTTCTCATGATTCTTGCTGCTGTAGGAGCAGGTATAATAGGTTATTGGTTAGAAGGTGCCTTACTTATTTTTATTTTTTCACTTTCTAACACACTAGAAGAAATGGCAATGGAAAAAAGTAAAAATGCCATTGCTGCGCTGATGAATTTAACGCCTGACACAGCTCGTAAGATTCAAGAAGACGGTAATATTGTTGAAGTGGAAACTAAGGAGCTTAAAATTGGTGACAAACTGCACGTCAGAAAAGGTGAAGCAGTTCCAATTGATGGTGAATTATTAAGTGATTTTGGTCAATTTGACGAATCCATGGTTACAGGTGAACCAATAACCGTTGACAAAGTTAAAAAAGATGCCCTAATTGGAGGAACAATCAATGAAGGTCAAACCATTGAAATGCTTGTTACCGTTGAAAATGAAGATACCTTATTTGCCAAAATCGTTAACTTAGTAGAATCTGCACAAACACAAAAAAGCAAGACGGCTACTTTTATCGAAAATTTGGAAGATAACTATGTCAAGTTTGTCTTACTATTAGTACCAGCCTTCATTATTTTCTGTCATTTTGTTCTGGGTTGGACTTGGTTGTCTGCTTTTTACCGGGGAATGATTCTACTGACAGTAGCATCGCCGTGTGCTTTGATTGCTTCATCTACACCAGCTAGCTTATCTGCGATTAGCCGAGCTGCCAGAAAGGGCTTAGTCATCAAAGGTGGTGACATCATTGACAATATGGGTGATATAAAAGCGGTAGTCATGGATAAAACAGGTACATTAACGCAAGGAAAACCATCAGTTGTCGATACTCACTACATTGCTGAAAAAGAATTAGTTGATGCTATTGTTAAAACTGCCGAGGAAGCTTCAACCCATCCAATCTCAAAAGCCTTACTTGACCATACAGGCTCTATTGATCGTCTTCTTATTGATCAAGCTGAAGAAATTTCAGGAAAAGGTTTTGTTTTACACTACCTAGGTCAAGAATGGCGTATTGGAAAGAAATCCTTTATTTTAGAAGTTGTTGATCATGTTGACCACTTAGAAGAAGAAATTGCTAGACTCGAAGGTCAAGGTAAAACACTGATTTTTGTAAGCAGAGGATCAGACTTAGTAGCCTATTATGCCTTATTGGATGATATCAAAAAGGAATCCTTACAAGCTATTAAACAGTTACACGAATTAGGCATAAAAACGGTCATGTTAACAGGAGACCAAGAAAAAACAGCACTCTATGTTGCTGAAAAATTAGGCATCGACGATGTAGTGGCTAACTGTATGCCTCAGGATAAAGTAGAACGCCTTGCTGAAATAAAAGAAAAATATGGTTTTGTGGCTATGGTTGGAGATGGCATTAATGATGCTCCAGCTTTGGCACAAGCTGATGTTTCTTATGCTATTGGTTCTGGTACAGATATAGCTATGGAAAGTGCTGATAGTGTGATTATGGATGATTTGACTCGTATCCCATTTTCAATTAAATTGTCTAAAAAAATGAAGACTATTGTGAAACAAAATATTATTTTTGCACTCTCAGTGATTACACTACTCATATTAGCCAATGTTTTACAAGTTGTTAATCTGCCACTTGGAGTTGTTGGTCATGAAGGTTCAACCATTTTGGTTATTCTAAATGGCTTGCGCTTACTATCTTTTAAATAG
- a CDS encoding HU family DNA-binding protein: MANKQDLIAKVAEATELTKKDSAAAVDAVFSAIEGFLSKGEKVQLIGFGNFEVRERAARKGRNPQTGAEIKIAASKVPAFKAGKALKDAVK, encoded by the coding sequence ATGGCTAACAAACAAGATTTAATCGCAAAAGTTGCAGAAGCAACTGAACTTACTAAAAAAGATTCAGCAGCAGCTGTTGATGCAGTATTCTCTGCAATTGAAGGATTCCTTTCAAAAGGTGAAAAAGTTCAATTAATCGGTTTTGGTAACTTCGAAGTTCGCGAACGCGCAGCTCGTAAAGGTCGTAACCCTCAAACAGGTGCAGAAATTAAAATCGCTGCATCAAAAGTTCCAGCATTCAAAGCTGGTAAAGCACTTAAAGACGCCGTTAAATAA
- a CDS encoding YpmS family protein — protein MRKKRTINWWKWSFLILLALNLAFVCVIASRVIQVREPESQKLLSKNQHSVLVGHFTTSRKSLNDSVARYLKKEEKQNLSYQIYASRTSIIFEGNYYLLGYEVPLYVYFQPIALANGNIQLRVTSISAGTLPLPEAEVLRYIKSSYKLPSFVSINSKESSLLIRLDRIDNEAGIFLKAKKIDLVNDKISFEIFKK, from the coding sequence ATGAGAAAAAAACGAACAATTAACTGGTGGAAATGGTCTTTCCTCATTTTATTAGCATTAAACCTAGCTTTTGTTTGTGTTATTGCAAGTCGAGTCATTCAAGTTAGGGAACCGGAGTCTCAAAAATTATTAAGCAAAAATCAGCATAGTGTCTTAGTGGGACACTTTACGACAAGTCGAAAATCCTTAAATGACAGTGTTGCTCGATACTTAAAGAAGGAAGAGAAACAAAACTTAAGCTATCAAATTTATGCATCAAGAACGTCTATCATTTTTGAGGGAAACTATTATTTATTAGGATATGAAGTGCCTTTATACGTTTATTTTCAGCCAATTGCTCTTGCAAATGGAAATATCCAATTGCGCGTGACCTCAATCTCTGCAGGGACTTTACCTTTACCTGAAGCTGAGGTTCTGCGCTATATTAAGTCAAGTTACAAGCTGCCATCATTTGTCTCAATTAATTCGAAGGAATCATCACTGCTTATTAGATTAGATCGAATAGATAATGAAGCGGGCATTTTTTTAAAAGCAAAAAAGATTGATCTTGTCAATGATAAAATAAGTTTTGAAATTTTTAAGAAATAG
- a CDS encoding SGNH/GDSL hydrolase family protein, which translates to MNKKGIIGQIGLFLLFFLLFFGLFNLVIPKKDSQLKDSDFFKQSQSSLNYLAIGDSLTEGIGDESNQGGFVPLLAQDIESHFNIQVTASNFGVAGNTSQQILDRMKDDPNLKKALKSADLITVTVGGNDIMAVVRQNLSTLDESSFLEASKDYQNHLREMISLAKKGNKRVKIYILGLYNPFFLNFPQIKEMQSIIDDWNEMTKAVISDYSNVHFVPINDRLYKGIDGKDGVVQSDGNQKKVLNDALFSGDHFHPNHIGYQIMSDTVLETLKKYEKKTNN; encoded by the coding sequence ATGAATAAGAAAGGCATTATAGGTCAGATTGGGCTTTTTCTTCTTTTCTTTCTTCTTTTTTTCGGTCTATTCAATCTTGTCATTCCTAAAAAAGACTCTCAGTTAAAGGATAGTGATTTTTTTAAACAAAGTCAAAGCTCTTTGAACTATCTAGCAATAGGAGATTCTTTAACTGAAGGCATTGGCGATGAAAGCAATCAAGGTGGGTTTGTTCCCTTATTGGCTCAAGATATTGAAAGTCATTTTAATATACAAGTCACAGCGTCTAATTTTGGGGTAGCTGGTAATACGAGTCAACAAATTCTTGATCGCATGAAGGATGACCCTAACCTGAAAAAGGCCTTAAAAAGTGCAGATTTAATCACAGTCACTGTAGGTGGAAATGATATCATGGCTGTAGTCAGACAAAATTTATCGACATTAGATGAGTCAAGTTTCCTAGAGGCCTCAAAAGACTATCAAAATCATTTAAGAGAGATGATTTCTTTAGCCAAAAAAGGAAATAAGAGGGTTAAAATCTATATATTGGGTTTATATAATCCATTCTTTCTGAATTTTCCACAGATCAAAGAGATGCAATCTATTATTGATGATTGGAATGAGATGACAAAAGCTGTGATCTCTGATTATTCAAACGTCCATTTTGTTCCAATCAATGATCGTTTATATAAAGGAATTGATGGAAAAGATGGTGTCGTTCAATCAGATGGTAATCAGAAAAAGGTCTTAAATGATGCCTTGTTTTCTGGTGATCATTTTCATCCAAATCATATCGGCTATCAAATTATGTCAGACACTGTATTGGAGACACTAAAAAAATATGAGAAAAAAACGAACAATTAA
- a CDS encoding DegV family protein, with the protein MGKIQIVTDSSITIEKEYIEKYDITVVPLSVMVDGKLYSDNDLKEEGQFLKLMKATKDLPKTSQPPVGLFADYYEELVKKGVTDIIAIHLTPILSGTIEASRQGAEIAGVSVHVVDSTFTDQALKFQVVQAAKMAQEGASCDEILEKINDVKSKTKLFIGVSTLENLVKGGRIGRVAGAITSLLNIRLLMELTEDELKPIAKGRGNKTFFKWLDAYFKETSHQKIAELAISYSGEKDLANQLAEKIRSYYNGEITILETGSIIQTHTGEGAFAVMIRYE; encoded by the coding sequence ATACATTGAAAAATATGATATCACTGTAGTACCGCTTTCTGTGATGGTTGACGGTAAACTCTATTCAGATAATGATTTAAAAGAAGAAGGCCAATTTTTAAAGTTAATGAAGGCGACGAAAGATTTGCCTAAAACCAGTCAACCTCCAGTTGGCCTATTTGCAGATTATTATGAGGAATTGGTGAAAAAAGGTGTCACTGATATTATTGCAATCCACTTAACACCCATTTTATCAGGGACAATTGAAGCATCAAGACAGGGTGCGGAAATCGCTGGAGTTTCTGTCCATGTCGTCGATTCTACTTTTACAGATCAAGCCCTTAAATTTCAAGTTGTCCAGGCAGCAAAAATGGCTCAAGAAGGTGCGTCGTGTGATGAGATACTCGAAAAAATCAATGACGTCAAATCTAAAACAAAGTTATTTATAGGAGTTTCAACCCTTGAAAATCTTGTCAAAGGGGGACGAATTGGTCGAGTTGCTGGTGCTATCACAAGTTTATTAAACATTCGATTATTGATGGAGCTCACAGAGGATGAGTTAAAACCGATAGCTAAAGGAAGAGGAAATAAGACATTCTTTAAATGGCTTGATGCTTATTTTAAAGAGACTAGTCATCAAAAAATTGCTGAGCTTGCCATTTCTTACTCTGGTGAAAAGGATTTGGCAAATCAATTGGCAGAAAAAATCAGATCCTATTATAATGGAGAAATAACTATCCTTGAAACTGGGTCAATCATTCAAACGCATACTGGTGAAGGCGCATTTGCGGTTATGATTCGTTATGAATAA